In Rhizobium sp. EC-SD404, the following proteins share a genomic window:
- a CDS encoding fumarylacetoacetate hydrolase family protein yields MKLASVTYKGSRRLAVVLDGGERFGLLDPRHTDLIALIETGTAVDADSDLVDTVKRGEIELLAPIPQPRRNIMCVGKNYSEHAKEFARSGYEAGAVAGKDIDDHPALFSKLPSSVIAPNAAIELHPSITQKVDYEAELAVIIGKGGRGISKEDAYGHIWGYTIVNDVTARDLQKNHKQWFLGKSLDTFAPMGPYVVTADEIDPENTTVQCHVNGELRQNANTRDLIFDIPTLIATLSAGITLQPGDIIATGTPAGVGIGLDPPVFLKSGDIIAVTISGIGTLENRCA; encoded by the coding sequence ATGAAGCTCGCATCCGTGACCTATAAGGGAAGCCGTCGCCTGGCCGTCGTTCTGGATGGAGGCGAGCGCTTCGGACTGCTGGACCCGCGCCACACGGACCTGATCGCCTTGATCGAAACCGGAACTGCGGTCGACGCAGATTCCGATCTGGTCGACACGGTTAAACGCGGCGAGATCGAGCTTCTCGCTCCGATCCCTCAGCCGCGCCGCAACATCATGTGCGTCGGCAAGAACTACAGCGAGCATGCAAAGGAATTCGCGCGCAGCGGCTACGAAGCGGGCGCTGTCGCTGGCAAGGACATCGATGACCATCCGGCGCTCTTCTCCAAGCTGCCAAGCAGCGTCATCGCGCCAAATGCAGCGATCGAACTGCATCCGTCCATCACCCAGAAGGTGGATTACGAGGCGGAGCTTGCGGTCATCATCGGCAAGGGCGGCCGCGGCATCAGCAAGGAAGATGCCTACGGGCATATCTGGGGCTACACGATCGTCAACGACGTGACGGCGCGCGATCTGCAGAAGAACCACAAGCAGTGGTTTCTGGGCAAATCGCTCGACACCTTCGCACCGATGGGCCCCTACGTCGTGACCGCGGACGAGATCGATCCGGAAAACACGACGGTGCAGTGCCATGTGAACGGCGAATTGCGCCAGAACGCCAACACGCGCGATCTCATCTTCGACATCCCGACCTTGATCGCCACGCTGTCGGCCGGGATCACGCTGCAGCCGGGCGACATCATTGCCACGGGCACGCCTGCCGGTGTCGGCATCGGCCTCGATCCACCGGTGTTCCTGAAGAGCGGCGACATCATCGCCGTGACGATCAGCGGCATCGGCACGCTCGAAAATCGCTGCGCCTGA
- a CDS encoding ABC transporter substrate-binding protein, with the protein MGRAVKMSLLAATAMIIGGTAVAQDVTQINAIMPKQRSANYFPLIVGEALGYFEEEGVSVNLLPSTTPIPFVSFIRNGQADIAMLDPAEVLQAKAAGADVRVVYEVMQQAPDGIAISGESAITDVAELEGETVGLVSDRDLVTLKIALDARGLTENDVTSVVVGEAGPTLAAAFRDQTVAAIAGSGPDWLAIQANGIPIKLITPEEVSAKPGNTFVISGEADEAKREAIQGYLRAWSKAMYVAEVDPEVVAAIAREAVPEEWEDPEFGQQYLDNAIRLNVSVTENLGDLQTDIWQNIQPAMQKFGVIDEVFANEEFLDPSLIEPANEWDRAEVEAEVEAWRAENM; encoded by the coding sequence ATGGGACGTGCAGTAAAGATGAGCCTTCTCGCCGCAACGGCGATGATCATCGGCGGAACGGCGGTGGCGCAGGACGTCACCCAGATCAACGCCATCATGCCGAAGCAGCGTTCAGCCAACTATTTCCCGCTGATCGTCGGCGAGGCGTTGGGTTATTTCGAGGAGGAGGGTGTCAGCGTCAATTTGCTGCCATCGACGACGCCGATCCCGTTCGTGAGCTTCATCCGCAACGGTCAGGCCGACATCGCCATGCTCGACCCGGCCGAAGTGCTGCAGGCAAAAGCTGCGGGTGCCGACGTGCGCGTCGTCTACGAGGTCATGCAGCAGGCGCCCGATGGCATCGCCATTTCCGGTGAGAGCGCCATCACGGACGTCGCCGAACTCGAGGGCGAAACGGTCGGTCTCGTGTCCGACCGCGATCTGGTGACGCTGAAGATAGCGCTCGATGCGCGCGGCTTGACCGAAAACGACGTCACCAGCGTGGTGGTGGGCGAAGCGGGCCCGACGCTTGCTGCGGCGTTCCGGGATCAGACGGTCGCTGCCATCGCCGGATCGGGACCGGACTGGCTCGCGATCCAGGCCAACGGCATACCGATCAAACTGATCACGCCGGAGGAAGTATCGGCAAAGCCCGGCAACACGTTCGTCATTTCCGGTGAAGCAGACGAAGCCAAGCGTGAGGCGATCCAAGGCTATCTGCGGGCATGGTCGAAGGCGATGTATGTCGCCGAGGTCGATCCGGAAGTGGTGGCAGCGATTGCCCGCGAGGCGGTGCCGGAAGAGTGGGAAGATCCCGAGTTCGGCCAGCAATATCTCGACAACGCGATCCGGCTGAATGTTTCGGTGACCGAGAATCTCGGCGATCTGCAAACTGACATCTGGCAGAACATCCAGCCCGCGATGCAGAAATTCGGCGTGATCGACGAGGTATTCGCCAACGAGGAATTCCTCGATCCATCTCTCATCGAACCAGCCAACGAGTGGGATCGTGCCGAAGTGGAAGCGGAAGTCGAAGCCTGGCGCGCCGAGAATATGTAG
- a CDS encoding ABC transporter permease, with protein MVDPATTNVDQLPSDDRKAGIGVVATHAAIFLALMGLWELAARGGLLDPLFFPLPSDIVVSFYRLYITQANIWWHLGMTMTEVAVGFVAGSALGIGLALVVGMFDRVRRYLKPYIIILEATPRIAIGPIVIAAFGFGWTSKTVIVMLVCFFAPFVNTLNGMASVDDEELAMMRSMRASRWQTFTKLMLPDALPEIMAGLRLAMASALGGALVAEFISANEGIGVLLAQYTGTLNMASAFVCVFTLTGLGYLIFRSMEALDRYIVFWTDRDRTEVMGRVRAAKWKGLVKEAYA; from the coding sequence ATGGTCGATCCAGCGACGACCAATGTCGACCAGTTGCCGAGCGACGACCGCAAGGCCGGGATCGGCGTCGTCGCCACCCATGCCGCGATCTTTCTGGCGCTGATGGGGCTATGGGAGCTTGCCGCGCGCGGAGGGCTGCTCGACCCGCTGTTCTTTCCCTTGCCCAGCGATATCGTCGTTTCGTTCTATCGGCTCTACATCACTCAGGCCAATATCTGGTGGCATCTCGGGATGACGATGACGGAGGTCGCCGTCGGGTTCGTCGCCGGCTCCGCGCTCGGGATTGGGCTGGCGCTGGTTGTCGGCATGTTCGATCGGGTACGCCGCTATTTGAAGCCCTACATCATCATCCTTGAGGCGACGCCCCGCATCGCCATCGGCCCGATCGTCATCGCCGCATTCGGCTTCGGTTGGACGTCGAAGACCGTCATCGTGATGCTGGTTTGCTTCTTCGCTCCCTTCGTCAACACGCTGAACGGTATGGCCAGCGTCGACGACGAGGAGCTTGCGATGATGCGCTCGATGCGTGCGAGCCGCTGGCAGACCTTCACGAAACTCATGCTGCCCGATGCGCTTCCGGAAATCATGGCCGGCCTTCGCCTCGCCATGGCATCGGCTCTCGGCGGCGCGTTGGTGGCGGAGTTCATTTCGGCCAATGAAGGCATCGGCGTTCTGCTTGCGCAATATACCGGCACGCTGAACATGGCGTCCGCCTTTGTCTGCGTCTTCACGCTGACCGGCCTTGGCTATCTGATCTTCCGCTCCATGGAGGCGCTCGACCGCTACATCGTCTTCTGGACCGACCGCGACCGGACGGAAGTGATGGGCCGTGTGCGCGCTGCCAAGTGGAAAGGTCTCGTCAAGGAGGCCTACGCATGA
- a CDS encoding ABC transporter ATP-binding protein, which yields MPSGSPQAAAVISADHVTKTFGGGRVVALEDASFDIRPGEFISLVGPSGCGKSTLLRIIAGLIDKSGGSLKVHGQETTAPRRDVAMMFQKPTLLEWRTAVENVLLPSEIAGTVTDDDRRRALGLLKLAGLKDFAFSFPQQLSGGMQQRVALARLLQTGADILLLDEPFGALDEFTREHLNVELMRIVGEVGATTLFVTHNIGEAIFLADRVFVMTPRPGRLAEIIDVPFDRPRQPALQLTTEFNQLVARVRSVLGGH from the coding sequence GTGCCTTCCGGAAGCCCGCAGGCGGCCGCAGTCATATCCGCCGACCACGTCACCAAGACCTTTGGTGGCGGCCGGGTCGTCGCGCTGGAGGATGCCTCCTTCGACATCCGCCCCGGCGAATTCATCTCTCTGGTAGGCCCGTCCGGCTGTGGCAAGTCGACTCTGCTGCGCATCATTGCAGGCTTGATCGACAAGTCCGGCGGCTCGCTCAAGGTGCACGGCCAGGAAACCACTGCGCCGCGCCGCGATGTCGCCATGATGTTCCAAAAGCCGACGCTGCTGGAATGGCGCACGGCGGTCGAAAACGTGCTGCTGCCGAGCGAAATTGCAGGCACCGTTACCGATGACGACCGCCGTCGCGCGCTTGGCCTGTTGAAACTCGCAGGCTTGAAGGATTTCGCGTTCTCGTTTCCCCAGCAATTGTCGGGTGGAATGCAGCAGCGCGTCGCTCTTGCCCGCTTGCTGCAGACGGGCGCGGACATCCTGCTTCTCGACGAACCGTTCGGCGCGCTCGACGAGTTCACGCGCGAACATCTCAACGTCGAACTGATGCGGATTGTTGGCGAAGTCGGCGCGACCACGCTGTTCGTTACTCACAATATCGGCGAGGCGATCTTTCTGGCGGACCGCGTTTTCGTGATGACGCCGCGACCCGGCCGCCTTGCCGAAATCATCGACGTGCCGTTCGACCGACCCCGACAGCCCGCGCTGCAACTGACGACCGAATTCAACCAATTGGTTGCCCGCGTCCGTTCTGTGCTGGGAGGTCATTGA
- a CDS encoding ABC transporter permease has translation MSAASIESQPETQAARGFRGLTIGVAIAKHLAVFAVIIIVWESASALGLIDTILLPTPTDIARGIVDLYVTNRQIYGHFLITFYEAFAGFLIAAGVGIAIAVGSTLSRRFRRYVSPYAVILNVTPGLALTPIIIAWFGFGYSSKIALGAIVSFFPVFVNALIGLTRVDREMDEMFQSLGATRLQRFFKLQVPEALPLIFAGFKIAITTALVGAVVSEFSQGTAGIGVLMQRFAFSLDMGSAIAALLSMSLLGLLLFTIIELLDVQVVFWRREARRNQVSRKRQQRWAQLLNDNN, from the coding sequence ATGAGCGCTGCCTCGATCGAATCCCAACCCGAAACGCAAGCGGCCCGGGGCTTCAGAGGCCTCACTATCGGCGTCGCCATCGCCAAGCATCTGGCCGTTTTCGCCGTCATCATCATCGTCTGGGAAAGCGCCTCGGCGCTCGGACTCATCGATACCATCCTGCTGCCGACACCGACCGACATCGCGCGCGGCATCGTCGACCTCTACGTGACGAACCGGCAGATCTACGGCCATTTCCTGATCACCTTCTACGAAGCCTTTGCCGGATTCCTCATCGCAGCGGGTGTCGGCATCGCGATAGCGGTCGGCTCGACATTGAGCAGGCGCTTCCGGCGCTACGTTTCGCCCTATGCGGTCATATTGAACGTCACGCCGGGGCTGGCGCTGACGCCCATCATCATCGCCTGGTTCGGCTTCGGATACAGCTCCAAGATCGCCCTCGGCGCGATCGTCTCGTTTTTCCCGGTATTCGTGAACGCGCTGATCGGCCTAACGCGGGTCGATCGCGAGATGGACGAGATGTTCCAATCGCTGGGTGCAACGCGGCTGCAGCGCTTCTTCAAGCTGCAGGTGCCGGAAGCGCTGCCCCTCATTTTCGCGGGCTTCAAAATCGCGATTACCACGGCGCTCGTCGGCGCGGTCGTCTCGGAATTCTCGCAAGGGACGGCTGGGATCGGCGTTTTGATGCAGCGCTTCGCCTTCTCGCTCGACATGGGCTCGGCGATCGCGGCTCTGCTCAGCATGTCGCTGCTCGGGCTTTTGCTCTTCACCATCATCGAATTGCTCGACGTGCAGGTGGTCTTCTGGCGCAGGGAGGCGCGCAGGAACCAGGTGAGCCGCAAGCGCCAGCAGCGCTGGGCGCAGCTTTTGAACGACAACAACTGA
- a CDS encoding FCD domain-containing protein, producing MQRANHGVRDYILEGIEAGRFGPGVRLPTERALCETLSVTRTAVRNALAVLEGEGRVVRAPGSGTFVADSQPKRVARTNDIASSPAQVMEARLAFEPQMAHLVVANGTASDFARFQECVERGGSAELMEDFEHWDAALHEAIAEAARNPLIVAAYGLITQAREQGEWGDLKRRSLTDERRAHYQAEHERIVTALRRRDAQQAEEEIRAHLIRVRSNLLGI from the coding sequence ATGCAGCGCGCAAACCACGGTGTGCGGGACTATATTTTGGAAGGCATCGAGGCAGGTCGGTTCGGACCGGGCGTCCGTCTGCCGACGGAGCGTGCGCTGTGCGAAACGCTTTCGGTGACGCGCACCGCGGTGCGAAACGCCCTTGCGGTTCTGGAAGGGGAGGGTCGTGTGGTCAGGGCGCCGGGCAGCGGGACCTTCGTGGCAGACAGCCAGCCGAAAAGAGTGGCGCGCACGAACGACATCGCATCGAGCCCCGCGCAGGTGATGGAGGCGCGGTTGGCGTTCGAACCGCAGATGGCGCATCTCGTCGTCGCCAACGGCACGGCGTCCGATTTCGCAAGGTTCCAGGAATGCGTCGAGCGCGGTGGTTCCGCCGAACTCATGGAAGATTTCGAGCATTGGGACGCGGCACTTCACGAGGCGATCGCCGAAGCCGCCCGCAATCCCCTGATCGTCGCCGCCTACGGGCTCATCACCCAGGCGCGCGAGCAGGGCGAATGGGGTGACCTGAAGCGTCGCAGCCTCACCGATGAACGGCGTGCCCATTATCAGGCCGAGCACGAGCGCATCGTCACCGCCCTGCGGCGGCGCGATGCCCAGCAGGCCGAAGAGGAGATCCGTGCGCACCTCATTCGCGTGCGCTCGAACCTGCTCGGTATCTGA